One window from the genome of Anopheles merus strain MAF chromosome 3R, AmerM5.1, whole genome shotgun sequence encodes:
- the LOC121595225 gene encoding etoposide-induced protein 2.4 homolog: protein METLYRVGTTVLHGVLDSIKGITVVFYLDKEANRKLSQPATKPLLGGSVLPRTKESLSSSQPGPAPPRTSSSSSLVSKRIEESKVLKRVLQCSMLNGGIFMLSILFFEYAVLPGLHLFLWYLFRNSTTMTTVWGWMQPSLSLLFNSLWVTPLFLLSKIVNSLWFQDIADSAYKFRKGRPQLMPSISKLIADTLISLLIQILFLLQSTAVKYLPVPVPFACTAIYMVHMSLLCSLYAFEYKWFNMGWELHKRLTYIEQNWPYFLGFGLPLAALSELPNSIVISGCVFSVLFPLFIISANEATPKVDVCETPLKLFSVVVALTNALFRGRTKPGKAALSQPLTPGSGGRGLTPPLSSSSSSFMYQQQQQQQQQQQQHRHHSSQKQHHHHRSHHRQPSPSPSAASSSFASVQTAQLHHQHQPVLNRPLRR from the exons ATGGAAACGTTATAT AGAGTAGGAACAACCGTGCTGCACGGGGTACTGGACAGCATCAAAGGCATTACGGTTGTGTTCTATCTGGACAAGGAGGCGAACCGGAAGCTGTCCCAGCCCGCCACCAAGCCGCTGCTGGGCGGATCCGTGCTGCCCCGCACCAAGGAAAGCCTATCGTCGTCCCAGCCCGGCCCAGCTCCTCCTCGCACATCGTCCTCGAGTTCACTCGTCTCGAAGCGTATCGA AGAATCCAAGGTGCTAAAGCGTGTGCTCCAGTGCTCGATGCTGAACGGTGGCATCTTTATGCTGAGCATACTGTTCTTCGAGTACGCCGTGCTGCCCGGGCTGCATCTCTTCCTGTGGTACCTGTTCCGCAACTCGACCACCATGACGACCGTGTGGGGCTGGATGCAGCCCTCGCTGTCGCTGCTGTTCAACTCGCTTTGGGTGACGCCACTGTTTCTGCTGAGCAAGATCGTAAACAGCCTCTGGTTTCAGGACATTGCCGACTCGGCGTACAAGTTCCGGAAGGGGCGGCCGCAGCTAATGCCCAGCATTAGCAAGCTGATCGCCGACACGCTCATCAGCCTGCTGATCCAGATACTGTTTCTGCTGCAGAGCACGGCGGTAAAGTATCTGCCGGTGCCGGTACCGTTCGCCTGCACCGCCATCTACATGGTGCACATGAGCCTGCTCTGCTCGCTGTACGCGTTCGAGTACAAGTGGTTCAACATGGGCTGGGAGCTGCACAAGCGGCTGACGTACATCGAGCAGAACTGGCCGTACTTTCTGGGCTTCGGGCTGCCGCTGGCCGCCCTGTCCGAGCTGCCGAACTCGATCGTGATCAGTGGGTGCGTGTTTTCCGTGCTGTTTCCGCTGTTCATCATCAGCGCGAACGAAGCCACACCGAAGGTGGACGTGTG TGAAACACCGCTGAAACTGTTCTCCGTTGTGGTTGCCCTCACCAATGCTCTCTTCCGGGGACGAACGAAACCCGGCAAGGCAGCCCTATCGCAACCGCTCACGCCCGGAAGCGGAGGCCGTGGCTTAACGCCACCGTtatcgtcctcgtcgtcctcgttcatgtaccagcagcagcagcagcagcagcagcaacagcaacaacatcgacATCACTCTTCGCAaaagcagcaccaccatcatcgttCGCACCATCGTCAGCCCTCCCCATCGCCGTCGGCTGCCTCGTCCTCGTTTGCCTCGGTTCAGACGGCTCAGctacaccaccagcaccaaccCGTACTGAACCGGCCGCTCAGGCGATAG
- the LOC121595224 gene encoding transforming growth factor beta regulator 1, producing the protein MQNTGCEPSEAAPATAPEDEVNAKYRQKYRRLKRYMKDLVFENATLCDHIAQVQEKISQRSEERRFMLKKLLDIENELETQLGRPCSKLNELIASSLPPKRQYKKREKNASATSTSTSTTANGTAAGTSGEPGPDTQDTQGTVPPDGVVMQNGKDEGGEESAKSGSIERHGGKNGTAIRVGKKRGPHAGSKAAGAAAGTKVRRKARMGGPAAKKQRTQSIPVDQSGHPSYPVTIGDFTVHSLGEVVSDRPAYHTECTLYPIGYTVTRPYGHYKDPEKRCHYTCRIVDDGERPRFEIVPECSDPSAVSSSTEDTSEPKEASSTADTIAGSTTDECHAELLQRINTALNVRSVDTRPLGDWFFGLAHPTIANLLQSFPSAKRCTNYRGVGKRAARAACDKEDDPTLSYDALVRHVTISAYRTVPEIKEEPPDELFDHSDGNSFSLSV; encoded by the exons ATGCAAAACACAGGCTGCGAACCATCGGAAGCAGCACCGGCCACAGCCCCCGAGGACGAAGTGAATGCAAAGTATCGACAAAAGTACCGCCGGCTAAAACGGTACATGAAGGATTTGGTGTTT GAAAATGCAACATTGTGCGATCACATAGCACAGGTGCAGGAGAAGATAAGCCAGCGGAGCGAGGAGCGACGGTTCATGCTGAAGAAGCTGCTGGACATCGAGAACGAGCTGGAGACGCAGCTCGGCCGACCGTGCAGCAAGCTGAACGAGCTGATCGCGAGCAGTTTACCACCGAAACGACAGTACAAGAAGCGGGAGAAGAATGCCAGCGCCACCTCCActtccacctccaccaccgccaACGGGACGGCGGCGGGCACTTCCGGGGAGCCAGGCCCGGACACACAAGATACTCAGGGAACCGTGCCGCCGGATGGCGTCGTGATGCAGAACGGGAAGGACGAGGGCGGAGAGGAAAGCGCCAAATCTGGTTCGATAGAACGGCACGGCGGCAAGAACGGCACGGCCATTCGGGTGGGCAAAAAGCGTGGCCCACATGCTGGCAGCAAAGCGGCCGGGGCAGCGGCAGGCACTAAGGTGCGACGGAAGGCTCGGATGGGTGGACCGGCGGCAAAGAAGCAGCGCACGCAAAGCATCCCCGTCGACCAGTCCGGTCACCCGTCGTACCCGGTCACGATCGGAGACTTTACCGTGCACAGTCTCGGTGAGGTGGTGTCGGATCGGCCCGCCTACCACACGGAGTGTACGCTCTACCCGATCGGCTACACGGTCACGCGACCGTACGGCCACTACAAAGATCCGGAAAAGCGCTGCCACTACACCTGCCGCATAGTGGACGATGGGGAGCGGCCCCGGTTCGAGATCGTGCCGGAATGTTCGGACCCGTCGGCCGTCTCGTCGTCGACCGAGGATACCAGTGAACCGAAGGAGGCCAGCTCCACCGCGGACACCATCGCCGGCTCGACGACGGACGAGTGTCATGCGGAGCTGCTGCAGCGCATCAACACGGCGCTGAACGTGCGCTCGGTCGATACCCGCCCGCTGGGCGATTGGTTCTTCGGACTGGCCCACCCGACCATCGCGAACCTGCTGCAGAGCTTTCCGAGCGCGAAGCGGTGCACGAACTATCGGGGCGTCGGCAAGCGGGCGGCTCGGGCCGCCTGCGACAAAGAGGACGATCCGACGCTTAGCTACGATGCGCTGGTGCGGCACGTAACGATTTCGGCGTATCGCACGGTGCCGGAGATTAAGGAGGAACCGCCGGACGAACTGTTTGACCATTCGGATGGCAACTCGTTCAGCTTGTCGGTGTAG
- the LOC121595226 gene encoding trafficking protein particle complex subunit 4, which produces MVIYGVYIVNKSGGLIFNLDHNLPKIETEKTFSYPLDINLEYEPKRISVAFGQRDGINVGHHLVGVNGIQVNGAILEDGRDVREIIESKDSYPLSLKFSRPKMTTNEKIFLASMFYPLFAIASQLSPEPKSSGIEVLEADTFRLHCFQTLTGVKFMIFAENSQPGIDVLLRRIYELYADYVLKNPFYSLEMPIRCELFDTNLQTLLDQVEKGGVASI; this is translated from the exons ATGGTAATTTACGGCGTGTACATTGTGAACAAGTCCGGTGGGTTGATATTTAACCTGGACCACAACCTGCCCAAGATAGAGACGGAGAAAACGTTCAGCTACCCGCTGGACATAAATCTGGAGTACGAGCCAAAACGGATCTCCGTCGCATTCGGCCAGCGGGATGGCATTAATG TGGGTCATCATTTGGTTGGCGTAAACGGGATCCAGGTGAACGGTGCCATCCTCGAGGATGGGCGTGACGTGCGGGAAATCATCGAAAGCAAGGACAGCTATCCGCTGTCGCTCAAGTTCAGCCGGCCCAAGATGACGACGAACGAGAAGATTTTCCTGGCCAGCATGTTCTATCCACTGTTTGCGATAGCGAGCCAGCTCAGCCCGGAACCGAAGAGCAGCGGTATCGAGGTGCTGGAAGCCGACACATTCCGCCTGCACTGCTTCCAGACGCTGACCGGCGTAAAGTTTATGATCTTTGCCGAAAACAGCCAGCCCGGGATCGATGTGCTGTTGCGCCGGATCTACGAGCTGTACGCGGACTACGTGCTGAAGAATCCGTTCTACTCGCTCGAGATGCCGATCCGGTGCGAGCTGTTCGATACGAACCTGCAGACGCTGCTGGATCAGGTGGAGAAGGGTGGTGTGGCTAGTATTTAA
- the LOC121595277 gene encoding antigen 5 like allergen Cul n 1-like: MSPVSVKRITCAVLLVALISHTSGQTDYCEPTLCKNNLVHVGCGKSENYGPYCPIDRQLVPMTEEVKTYILDLHNVFRANVARGEVTNYSPASRMPTLIWDEELQKLAEYNVKTCIYGHDYCRNTKLFPLVGQNIAANSFYGMEVTPLDTMTELLHSWYAENENANQDYIDNYPLLGQDPPKDIGHFTQIVMDKATAVGCAMIQYTQNEQGHDWVHQNYVCNYSNSIARGHPVYIKGNPCELCVTGCSANYPGLCNIGEPVQPTAAW; the protein is encoded by the exons ATGTCGCCTGTGTCAGTGAAAA GGATAACGTGTGCAGTGTTGTTGGTGGCGCTGATTAGTCACACAAGTGGTCAGACGGATTATTGTGAACCGACGTTATGTA AGAACAACCTAGTACATGTAGGATGTGGCAAGAGCGAGAATTACGGCCCATACTGTCCCATCGATCGACAGCTGGTGCCGATGACGGAGGAGGTCAAAACCTACATCCTAGACCTGCACAACGTGTTCCGTGCCAATGTGGCACGTGGTGAGGTGACCAACTATTCTCCTGCCTCTCGCATGCCAACGCTG ATCTGGGATGAAGAGCTGCAGAAGCTGGCCGAGTATAATGTGAAAACCTGCATCTACGGGCACGATTACTGTCGCAACACGAAGCTGTTCCCGCTGGTCGGCCAAAACATTGCCGCCAACTCGTTCTACGGCATGGAGGTGACACCGCTCGACACCATGACTGAGCTGCTGCACAGCTGGTACGCGGAGAACGAGAATGCCAACCAGGATTACATCGACAACTACCCGCTGCTCGGACAAGATCCACC CAAGGATATTGGACACTTTACGCAGATCGTGATGGACAAGGCGACGGCCGTCGGGTGCGCCATGATCCAGTACACGCAGAACGAGCAGGGCCACGATTGGGTGCACCAGAACTACGTCTGCAACTACTCCAACTCGATCGCCCGTGGCCATCCGGTCTACATAAAGGGCAATCCGTGCGAGTTGTGCGTGACGGGCTGCAGCGCCAACTATCCGGGCCTGTGCAACATCGGTGAACCCGTGCAGCCTACGGCGGCGTGGTGA
- the LOC121595276 gene encoding N6-adenosine-methyltransferase non-catalytic subunit has product MSDVIKSRREKSQKRKMLLAQTFGVSCVEDLKHVLGTAEDSPIKSQRYEDEEASTSKTVQTAEGLVYRDSSTFLKGTQSSNPHNDYCQHFVDTGQRPQNFIRDVGLADRFEEYPKLRELIRLKDELIAETATPPMYLRADLKTFDLKNLGTKFDVILIEPPLEEYARGGAAVAAGAPRNFWSWDEILALDIGEVAAHRSFVFLWCGSSEGLDMGRNCLRKWGFRRCEDICWIRTNIDSPGHSKILEPKAVFQRTKEHCLMGIKGTVRRSTDGDFIHANVDIDLIISEEAEFGSLEKPIEIFHIIEHFCLGRRRLHIFGRDSTIRPGWVTIGPELTNSNFNSELYASSFEENPTTGCTERIEALRPKSPPANGKVLRGRGRGFARGLRGRSRV; this is encoded by the exons ATGAGCGACGTTATCAAGTCCCGGCGTGAGAAATCACAGAAGCGCAAGATGCTGCTCGCTCAAACG TTCGGTGTGTCCTGCGTGGAAGACCTTAAGCACGTACTGGGCACTGCGGAAGACTCACCGATCAAATCGCAACGGTACGAGGACGAGGAAGCCAGCACCTCGAAAACGGTCCAAACTGCCGAGGGTTTAGTGTATCGGGATTCGTCCACCTTTCTAAAG GGCACACAATCGTCCAATCCGCACAACGATTACTGCCAGCACTTTGTGGACACGGGACAGCGGCCCCAAAACTTCATCCGCGACGTCGGCCTGGCGGACCGGTTCGAGGAGTACCCGAAGCTGCGCGAGCTCATCCGCCTGAAGGACGAGCTGATAGCGGAAACTGCCACACCGCCCATGTACCTGCGGGCGGACCTCAAAACATTCGATCTGAAGAACCTCGGCACCAAGTTCGACGTGATTCTAATCGAACCACCGCTCGAGGAGTACGCACGAGGCGGTGCAGCGGTAGCGGCTGGCGCTCCGCGCAACTTTTGGTCGTGGGACGAAATCCTCGCGCTGGACATTGGCGAGGTGGCCGCCCACCGGAGCTTCGTGTTTCTATGGTGCGGCAGCTCGGAGGGACTCGATATGGGGCGCAACTGTTTGCGCAAGTGGGGCTTCCGGCGGTGCGAGGACATCTGCTGGATACGGACGAACATCGATTCGCCCGGCCACTCGAAGATACTGGAGCCGAAGGCGGTGTTTCAGCGCACCAAGGAGCACTGCCTGATGGGGATCAAGGGCACGGTGAGACGGTCGACCGACGGGGACTTTATACACGCGAACGTCGACATCGATCTGATCATCTCGGAGGAGGCCGAGTTCGGCAGCTTGGAGAAGCCGATCGAAATCTTTCACATCATCGAACACTTCTGTCTCGGGCGGCGCCGGTTGCACATCTTCGGGCGCGACTCGACGATACGGCCCGGCTGGGTGACGATCGGGCCGGAGCTGACCAACTCCAACTTCAACAGCGAGCTGTACGCCAGCTCGTTCGAGGAAAATCCGACCACCGGGTGCACCGAGCGGATCGAGGCGCTGCGACCAAAAAGCCCGCCAGCGAACGGGAAGGTGTTGCGCGGTAGGGGCCGCGGTTTCGCCCGCGGTCTTCGGGGGAGATCGCGCGTGTAG
- the LOC121595275 gene encoding coiled-coil domain-containing protein 97 → MGTDVKKAEVKDEEEGTNGTIGGGSAQSLVNETDIFDHISGNPRVFYKNQQINDPELTDSEKRAILRDVLNKSHGTFLSRFGLFMHDEHLRYFEQDEQTLAYSPDERYEIDYHLERIRRLRNGGRAVEVRNRRYAALQRMCTDGTYFSETEMMQRDPLLYEQLVGQFLTEREKRERDASVPVPQSVVGILLSKIDQDQAKETLQKLETEERHQEQEEDSQPAERIADRSRPNSPGFPRAQWGNFDEEEEERVAAQREAREKRAHQRRLAIPPAHLVTAGERDLLRDEFIGIMHARFIAGEEEEFDYTKVDNSDDYDDLDTVEQDEQERYFDDEEEEEEQDGATATNNAERSCNRMEVEKDDESEDDLDVYMRHLNRHLEQQQRTTSVDGPVRDPICEYDSDDE, encoded by the exons ATGGGTACTGATGTGAAG AAAGCAGAAGTAAAGGATGAGGAAGAAGGAACCAACGGAACCATTGGCGGTGGTAGTGCACAATCTCTTGTGAACGAAACCGACATCTTCGACCATATCAGCGGCAACCCGCGCGTGTTttacaaaaaccaacaaataaACGATCCCGAGCTAACGGACAGCGAGAAGCGAGCGATTCTGCGCGATGTGCTGAACAAAAGCCACGGCACCTTCCTTTCCCGGTTCGGATTGTTCATGCACGACGAGCATCTCCGGTACTTCGAGCAGGACGAGCAAACGCTTGCCTACAGTCCGGACGAGCGGTACGAGATCGATTACCATCTGGAGCGTATCCGGCGGCTGCGGAACGGGGGCCGCGCCGTGGAGGTCCGCAACCGGCGCTATGCCGCCCTGCAGCGGATGTGCACCGATGGGACGTACTTCAGCGAGACGGAAATGATGCAGCGCGATCCCCTGCTGTACGAGCAGCTCGTGGGCCAGTTCCTGACGGAGCGGGAGAAGCGCGAAAGGGATGCAAGCGTCCCGGTGCCGCAGAGTGTCGTTGGCATACTGCTCAGCAAAATCGATCAGGATCAGGCGAAGGAAACGCTGCAAAAGCTGGAAACGGAAGAGCGACAccaggagcaggaggaggattCGCAGCCGGCGGAACGGATCGCGGATCGGTCGCGCCCAAACTCGCCCGGCTTTCCGCGCGCCCAGTGGGGCAATTTTgatgaggaggaagaggaacgAGTCGCCGCCCAGCGGGAGGCGCGTGAAAAGCGGGCCCACCAGCGACGGCTTGCGATACCGCCCGCCCATTTGGTGACGGCGGGCGAGCGGGATCTGCTGCGGGACGAGTTTATTGGCATTATGCATGCGAGGTTTATAGCgggcgaggaggaggagttcGATTACACGAAGGTGGACAATTCGGATGATTACGATGATCTGGACACGGTGGAGCAGGACGAGCAGGAAAGGTATTTCgacgatgaggaggaggaggaggagcaggatgGCGCCACCGCTACCAACAATGCCGAGCGGTCATGCAACCGGATGGAGGTGGAAAAGGATGATGAGAGTGAGGATGATTTGGATGTTTACATGCGCCACCTGAATCGACatttggagcagcagcagcgtacgACCAGCGTGGACGGGCCGGTTCGTGATCCGATCTGCGAATACGATAGTGACGACGAATAA